From Vigna angularis cultivar LongXiaoDou No.4 chromosome 11, ASM1680809v1, whole genome shotgun sequence:
GTCTAACATGAAAAAGGGTGAGAAAGGAAAAACTTACGATTTAAAAATTTgcatataaagttttaaatacacatatagatatataaaagaACACAATGCtggttaagaagtgaactttaaacttaatttatgtTCACAAAATCAACAATAAATTTAGTTACGATAAGATCTAAATCATGATTCTGtatgttaagaagtagactttaaatttaattcaactttacaaaactaacttatagggtgaggtttgcacccacttatatattataaattgaatttatctctagtcgatgtaaaACTTTCAACACATCATCCTTATACCGAAATATATACATATCAAGCATGAGACTAGACATGAGTGATTCATATCGAATGGaataatatgttcaacaaacAATCAATTTCGCTAGAATATACTCTAACAATGGttctgatatcatgttaagaaatgaattttaagtctaactcaacatgacaaaattagtttgtaagataaaatttgtattCACTTATACACAATAAATTAACTTGATCTCGATGTGAGATTTCTAACCATGTTCAGTTATATTTTCACcatgtattaatatttatttatttaaatacaaaatattatattctattttaaatagtttttgtaAGGTTATGCTTCAAAGAAATATAAGGAGGACCAAAAGATAATGAATATGACATACTTGTTGTTAGGCCCGCCACATATGAgttctcaattttaaaaactaatatttaattataataataataaaattaaataaataaatgcacTGTTCCAAATTGTTTCATCCAGTCAAAATCAATAGACTCTAAAtacatcttcttcatcaagaatattttaaaaagataaaatgatggTAAAGTTTCAtacttcaaaataaacaatatttcaaacGTGTAATTACTCCTAACTATATCACAAAAAAACTTTGGAATCAAAACATATACATGtcaatcttaatattttattttatatttaataattgtgaATACACTTTATCATTTAAGACAGGTAACTTTTAAccttttcaaaaatcttaaacgaaaatattacattttacatctagtattatttttcttagaaATCTAAATTTTCCAAGTACATGTTTAAACAAGCAAAGCATCCATGATGTATATTTATAACAGTTAAAActgtgaataaaaatattatttaaattaattgttttgacaagcaattattttaattagaaagaCACATAACTTcgtaaaatgaaaatatgatataatatttttttaaatgaaaaaggaGATCTCGAATCTAGTATAGGTATAGTATACTTGTATAAATTTACCAAATACGTTTATAAAGCGAGTACAATTTCTATataatattcattattattattaaattttactataacAGTTAAGTTAATCAAATTATAACtttcaatataattatttaaaaattaacaaaattgtaATATGATTTCTGGATTTTAGATGTATACATTCACACGTTCCGTTGAGAAGAGTAGGATAGTGAAACTATTCTCGATACTCTATTACGCTTTATCGTCTCTCAACCCAACGCAAGCCAACAACTAGTTAGATTAGAGGGAAGCTTTTGTATTCTACTTGCAACTCTCTCTCTGCATCGCTTTATTGTTCCGATTAGGGCACCCAAACTCGCTCCTTGAATCACAACCTTATCGCTCATCTTTGTTCTTCAGGTACTTTCTCATCCTATTATTCTCTTTGCGCTTCTTGATTCCAAACTTCGATCCACTTCATCGTTTCCTTCTCTACGGTCGTCCTTCACCGTCACTGCTTAACGTCGTCATCACTGATTAATCTTGTTAGGTTTCTCGGAGGCACTTGATTCCGTGGTTCCGCACTTTTATAGTGTGGTTTATCATTTTCACTTCAAATTCTAAACGGAATGGGAACTGTGAAATTCGACGATTGATCAATTTATGTGGAAATGCTTTAATTTGTGGTTGATTGCTAGGGAGCAGTACACGAAATTCTGTTGAATTTGGTATCAGTTAGCGCTGTATTTAATCGCTCTTAATTTATCGTGATGTCGTTCGTCATTTCTGCGCAACCTGTTTAAAAGACATTTTCTTCTTGTAAATTTTATTGTCTGTGCTACATATTCGACGTTTTCAGTTTGGTTTAATGTTTGGCTTCTAGAGTCTGCAGATTCTTAGACTGCAAAAAGGGGATAAACATATGTTTATGTATGATAATCTAAGGGTTAAGGCTTAATGTGACAATGGAATTCACTGTGTGAGCTGTTTTGCTTACTTTGTTATATAGTTGGATACGTCCTTTTAACGGAATCATATCGCATCTGATGTTGTTTTATTCGCATTTTGTTCTGCCCAGGTTGTTCATTGGTTTATGAGAGGAACTTTATATTGTTCACACATCTGTTGCTGAATAAAAAAGGGACGGGTGTTTTTCAGCACAGTGATGCCTTTTGGCTTGACGTTCTGAAATCCATGCAATGTCGAGCTTACTTAATGTAATTACTCATGTCCTGCAAAGCAAGAGGCTATGTTAGACAGTCTATCTCATTCTTTACTCAGTTTGCATTGTCATAGATTGCCAAGTTATTATAATTGAGGTCTTTTATTCATCTTCGTTGGATACTTGGCTTATATGATGGGCCGTGTGTGATTTTTTCCTCAGACATCAACTTTTATATCGAAGTTCTTGCTTGCATGTTTTCATTACATCAAGTATAATCTCCTTGTCAATTCTAATCCTTGATCTTTGGTACACGATATCATGATTGTGTGATTTGAATTGTCTAGGCAATTACAGTGTGATTTCAAGGCTAAAATATGTTGTTAAAAAACAAACGTGGCATGTTGTGGGACTATTGTGCTTCACACTTGTGTGTATATTAGAAATGTTTTTGTCATTAGAATCTTTCTTGAACGTTTTGATTGCTAAAAATCTCATATTGACTAGAGATATAGTCAAATTATAGGCCTAAATATCTAGTTTTGTatgttgagttaggcttaattCCACTTTTTAAGATGAAATAAAAGATTTTCATAAACAGGAATTTTTGGGCTTATCGTGACACCCACCCTTAGGTCACCATGAGCCATCTCACAATATATAGTTTAGTGTTCAAGATATTCAATTCTCGGTATGAGAGACTATGTTGGAGATCTCACCATACCTAGAGATACGATCAAATTATAGTAGATATAACTTGGTGCAAATTCAAATTTGCAAGCTAGTTTTGTAAGGTTGATTTAGATATGAGTTCATTTTTTAAGATTGATAAATCAAAATTTGGATGTTTGAGATGTATCCCATTATCAAAGTAGcttcatttcaaatattaactTGTTTAGTTAGAGCAGAACCGGGGTGATGTGGAACAATACATCTAGATTCCTCCTTAGACATCAACAATAAGCTTGGAGTACCACTCTAAGCCAGAGCTTGACTAGGATTTCTGATGCTCTATTATGACGAAAAGgaatatcaaatatgaataaaCTACATTTAGGAATCCAAAAATATGTGTAACTAAAGATTAAAAATTCTTCTTAAAtcctaataaaaaaaactcaaactaAGGTACCCCATGCCAAAAGGCTTCTTATCACCTAAAGTTTTGAGGAAGGGACAAATTGATAACTATTGGTCATCAAGACCCAACTTTATTGTCTGTGCCAGGGCTCAccctttaataaaatataaaatcctAATGTTCCTTATATATGAATTCCTTGTTGAATCCAAGTTGGAAATCTTAACATGATAATGTTTTGCTAAGAACAAAAATCGATTTTAAATAACTCTTTGGTCCCTAAAATATaagtttgttttcattttgtttctctctttttttctcctgATGTAGTctggataatttttttgtttcgtTTTAATCCCTGATGCTATTGTTTCGGTCCTTATATAATTATGAACTTCTAATATAGGTCCTTCATATATTAGACAATTTTCCTTTTAGTTCTTGTTATTTAGAAAACACGGGGCCTGTTTTGTCaccaaaattaaacaaaaattgttaGTCATGTTATCGCTTAACAAGGACAGGGATCCAGATGAACAAATTTTTTGTGTGAACCACAGCAGGTAATTTTTTAAGACCAAGTGTAAAAGGCCCTATATAATGGGGACTAAAAGGTTATTTAAGCCTAATCTCTAAATAACATGCTActatttaaatatgtttctgTTTCTGTGAGTAGAGAATCCAGGCATAGGGAAAACTCAGTCTCTGtgtgtttatatattaattggAAATCAACTTTATATTGCCTTAAACTGAACATATAATCCTTGCTATATGTTGGCAGCTACGTAGACTCATTCAATGTTGTAAATAGCCTAGCATTTTTCAACCCCTCTGTCTTAGGCAACTTGTGAAGGGAGGCCAACTACGATGGTGTTATAGACCGCAATGGTGTTTTTATATGTTGGAATTTTGGCCTTCTGTATTATCTGCTATCTGCCATTGATAACCTCGGACTCATTATATTCATACTTGTACTTTTTATAATGAGTGCTAGCCATTTTGTGTGTGCAATTTACTGGCAGTTGCCACTTTATGTATGGTTAGCATATAGTTGACTGTTGTGAACATctattaaaaggtaaaatttcTGTCTCTTGTTCAATTTTTCATGCCTTATACATGTTGAACACACTTTGAATGAGCAAAACTTTTTGTAAGTTCTCAtactattattgttattgttgttttgtgtaagaaattgttttccACTTCTGGAACGGATCTGTCTtcgaaataaattttaacagaGTTCTGTTTGCAGTCTTCTCTGAACGGATCTGCTTCAAATCTTCCAGATGGTGCTGCTGGACGTTCCTTTGCTACGTCATTTTCTGGTCAGTCTGGTGTAGCCTCGCCAGTTTTTCATCACTCTGGTGGGAAAATTTTGCTAGAGTCAATCCTTTTTCTCCTCTCCTTTAGTTATATAACTGTCAGGTTCTTGCTGCAGGTTCTATTCAGGGATTGCACAACATTCATGGGAGTTATAATGTACCCAATATGCCTAGTTCACTTACATCAAGAAACTCAACGTTAAATAGTTTACCAACTGGGGGAGGAGTTCAACAACCTTCAGCAAGCCTTTCAAGTGGACGATTTGCATCAAATAATTTACCCGTTGCTCTGTCACAGGTGAATGCATTTGTGTTTGAACATCTTTAGAGTAGTACCTGAAGTTCTGAGCCAATTTACCTCTCGTGTCTGTCATTTATTTTCTGCTGGTGTATAACATGAATGTTTTCATTTGTCTATGCCATGTATTTGCAGCTATCTCATGGAAGCTCCCATGGACATTCAGGAGTCAACAGTAGAGGAGGTATAAGTGTTATAGGAAATCCTGGATTTAATAGTAGCACAAATGGAGTTGCTGGTCCTATTCCTGGGATTCTTCCAACTTCTGCTGCAATTGGTAACCGAAATGCTGTTCCAGGATTGGGAGTATCCCCAATTTTGGGAAATGCAGGTCCTCGAATCACTAGTTCGATGGGAAACATGGTTGGTGGGGGGAACATTGGGAGGATAAGCTCTGGAGGATTGTCTGTTCCTGCCCTTGCTTCTCGTATAAATTTAGGTGGAAATGCTGGATCTGGTGGTTTAGGTGTGCAAGGACAGAATCGATTGATAAGTAGTGTTCTTCCACAAGGTATGTTTTGGTAGTCACAAGAGCAGCATTGAATTTGTGttaatcttttttttctaaGCAATACCTGATTGTTTTTAGTTGAGATTTTCTTCAAAAGGGTTAGAATTTTGATATTAGAGCAATGCAATCTTTGTTgcatattattatttcttagcTATATAATTACTTTATACCCAGCAAAATTTATTAGCTATAAGGATGAAATTTTCATATACTAAATTGATTATCATGAACACAATTTTCCTTGTATCTACTTTATATAATCGGATCACAAGTTGTTTGAGCACCTTGAAATTAGTTATTTGTGAGATTCATTGGTCAACATAATGTTTCTTCAGCTGTGACCACTGgacattttttcttaaattattttctttacatATGACTTGTAATAAGGATTAGAAAATAGTATCTTACCCAACCCTCCAGTTTTATTCAGGGGGAACAATGAAATGCGGAAATTTGTATTCAAATACTTTTTTCCTCCCTTACTTTGAAAAGTGAACTACAGTGTTGTCATTGGTACACAGAGTTTGGTCCCAAAACTGCCTTGATGTGATCTCTTTGATGGTGGATGCTGTGGTGGACATTACAAAGCAAGGAGGCCGATAAACAAAGGCACCCATAATTTCAATAGAAATAAAGAGTATAAATCAGGGCAAGTGTAGTAGAGTATCCCTTATTTTCATCTATATTCAGCACATGGCTGATTTCATTGTGCTGCTTTGTTGAAGACACCATTCCTTATTGTAGCAAGCACGCGCCCCGCCAACCCCCCCAACCCccccaccccccccccccccccccttcttCTGTTTGAAGTATCCTGGTTGGACACGTTGTTGTCGACCTCTTCGACCTTTTGTTTGAGATGTGTATCAGTTACTTCCCGTTGAATGTCCAATAAACAATTGTCTTGTCTGTTTGGACACACGTAAGCCTACCTCTTGACACAATTAGGACAATTGAGTTGACACGTCTTGTCCCAcactaatattattataaaattgtactTTTGACGGAGAGAAGTCAACTCAAAATAATACCTCTCACATTTTGTGAGCCTTGTTATTGTAGAATAACTTAGAATTAGAAAGTGACGTACCTTTTTCAATACGTATAACCTCATTCTTATTTCGGGGTTTTAGTGAAGTGATAGAGTTCTAATACGGAGTGATATAATTAGAAAGGTGGATAttatcaatttagttttttttttttttttttatattactcaTACTTCATTTCAGAGTATTTGTTATGTTTGAGTGTCGTTGTTGTGTCTGGTGTTTGTGTAGTGGTCCGTGTTTCATAGCTTGCTTCTCTACTGCTCTacttattttgaatttgttgtctCTTTTATGTCACAGTACTGTAACCTTTGTTCTGCCAAATTTTACTGGTCTGTCTTTAAAGTAACAAATATACTAGAGATAGAGATACAATACCTATTGAAGAACtgtttatttttagaattatataaattgttgGATTTAATCGTTTATTTGTTTGATGAACATTAGGTTTTTAAATCCCTTTAATATTGAGTTTATTTGATGTGTAGATTAAATGTGCTACATTGTGGTGACAACCACTTTTTGATTCAGGATCTCCACAGGTAATTTCAATGCTAGGAAATTCCTATCCTAGTGCTGGAGGTCCACTTTCTCAAAGTCATGTTCAAACAGTAAATAACTTGAACTCTATGGGGATGCTGAATGATGTGAATTCCGGTGACAGTTCACCATTTGATATCAATGACTTCCCTCAACTGACCACTCATCCTAGTTCTGCTGGTGGGCCTCAAGGACAGTTGGGTGTGTGAAGGAAAATGTTGTTTTGCTTGATACACTGTTCACCTTCaacaaaaaagaataatgtaaACTATAAATTTCAGGTTCTTTACGAAAACAGGGTATTGGAGTTAGTCCCATTGTCCAGCAAAACCAAGAGTTTAGTATTCAAAAGGAAGACTTCCCAGCTTTACCAGGATTCAAAGGTGTTGTATGTACATTGTTTGGTTAATATGTGTGAGCTTGTGCATTCAGTTGGAAATTTAGCCAGcttaatcatattattttcttgttttgaaGATTACAAGAACGAAAGCCTTATTTCACTAGGTGAAGTTGGGGCTCTATGAATCACACAATGCCATCTATCTTGATTAAAGTTCAAATCTTCAGAGATATTATTCACCATGAGATCTCTGAACAAATTTTCCTATGTCCTTTTATGTCACCTTCCCTTCTTCATTCCCTCTTGGTGCTTTCAGTGACCTTTTTTTAACCTGTCCAAACATCCTGTACCAATTTTCGGTCATCTTTCCCTCAATTGATGTCATAATATTATTTGGACTGTCATTTTGTTTCCTGTATTTGTTGTATGACATCATATTCATTCTTTAACATTCTCATTTCTTCTACCCATCTTTTTCTCGGCTCCTTAGAGCCCAAATTTATTATCAGAGTACGGGTAAATGAATTGTGATTCATGTATAATGAAATCTATGCTGCTTCTGGTGGAAGTGCTTCTTGATGTTTGCATGTACATTTACTTTTTATGTGTAGCATCATTAGGGTTTTGCACGAGGTTCTTATCATTGTGCATTCTGCATCCATGTTTTGTTCTAATGTTTTTCTGATTGATTTTTATAGGAATAAGGGCACTTTTCTTTGTGTTTGGTATGTGAGTGAGCAGTCATACATTTAGTGAGGATGCTTTAATGGTAGTTGTTTGTATGTGATGACATATTCTAATGATATCTTTAAGTTTGCACTTGTGAATCTTTGATGGCTTGTTGGGAATCACGTCTTAGTAGTTGTCTGTGTGTCATGTCatattctaattatttttgGTCAACTTTGTTTATGGAACTGAGAACTGTAATTGATTAGAGGGTAGTCAGTTCTTCATCATTTGTTTTTGACCATGGTATCTGCACATAGGTGGTAATGCCGATTTTGCAATGGATATGTACCAGAAAGAACAACTTCATGATAACACTGTGTCAATGATGCAATCTCA
This genomic window contains:
- the LOC108333826 gene encoding probable NOT transcription complex subunit VIP2 isoform X6 codes for the protein MSSLLNSSLNGSASNLPDGAAGRSFATSFSGQSGVASPVFHHSGSIQGLHNIHGSYNVPNMPSSLTSRNSTLNSLPTGGGVQQPSASLSSGRFASNNLPVALSQLSHGSSHGHSGVNSRGGLGVSPILGNAGPRITSSMGNMVGGGNIGRISSGGLSVPALASRINLGGNAGSGGLGVQGQNRLISSVLPQGSPQVISMLGNSYPSAGGPLSQSHVQTVNNLNSMGMLNDVNSGDSSPFDINDFPQLTTHPSSAGGPQGQLGSLRKQGIGVSPIVQQNQEFSIQKEDFPALPGFKGGNADFAMDMYQKEQLHDNTVSMMQSQHFSQMGRSSGFSLGGSYPSHRTQQHTPSVTSNGVSFSSVNSQDLHLHGTDMFPSSHSTYHSQTSGPPGIGLRPLNSPNTGMGSYDQLIQQYQQQQNQSQFRLQQMSAANQSFRDQGMKSMQSAQSSSDPFGALGLFSVVHISDPDLKYLAHGIDLTTLGLNLNSSENLYKTFRSPWSDEPAKGDPEFSVLQCYYAKQPPALHQGYFLKFSVETLFYIFYSMPKDEAQLYAANELYKRGWFYHKEHRFWFIRVANMEPLVKTNTYERGSYHCFDPNTFETVRKDNFVLHYELVEKRPSLPQR
- the LOC108333826 gene encoding probable NOT transcription complex subunit VIP2 isoform X4, which gives rise to MSSLLNSSLNGSASNLPDGAAGRSFATSFSGSIQGLHNIHGSYNVPNMPSSLTSRNSTLNSLPTGGGVQQPSASLSSGRFASNNLPVALSQLSHGSSHGHSGVNSRGGISVIGNPGFNSSTNGVAGPIPGILPTSAAIGNRNAVPGLGVSPILGNAGPRITSSMGNMVGGGNIGRISSGGLSVPALASRINLGGNAGSGGLGVQGQNRLISSVLPQGSPQVISMLGNSYPSAGGPLSQSHVQTVNNLNSMGMLNDVNSGDSSPFDINDFPQLTTHPSSAGGPQGQLGSLRKQGIGVSPIVQQNQEFSIQKEDFPALPGFKGGNADFAMDMYQKEQLHDNTVSMMQSQHFSQMGRSSGFSLGGSYPSHRTQQHTPSVTSNGVSFSSVNSQDLHLHGTDMFPSSHSTYHSQTSGPPGIGLRPLNSPNTGMGSYDQLIQQYQQQQNQSQFRLQQMSAANQSFRDQGMKSMQSAQSSSDPFGALGLFSVVHISDPDLKYLAHGIDLTTLGLNLNSSENLYKTFRSPWSDEPAKGDPEFSVLQCYYAKQPPALHQGYFLKFSVETLFYIFYSMPKDEAQLYAANELYKRGWFYHKEHRFWFIRVANMEPLVKTNTYERGSYHCFDPNTFETVRKDNFVLHYELVEKRPSLPQR
- the LOC108333826 gene encoding probable NOT transcription complex subunit VIP2 isoform X7 — translated: MSSLLNSSLNGSASNLPDGAAGRSFATSFSGQSGVASPVFHHSGSIQGLHNIHGSYNVPNMPSSLTSRNSTLNSLPTGGGVQQPSASLSSGRFASNNLPVALSQLSHGSSHGHSGVNSRGGLGVSPILGNAGPRITSSMGNMVGGGNIGRISSGGLSVPALASRINLGGNAGSGGLGVQGQNRLISSVLPQGSPQVISMLGNSYPSAGGPLSQSHVQTVNNLNSMGMLNDVNSGDSSPFDINDFPQLTTHPSSAGGPQGQLGSLRKQGIGVSPIVQQNQEFSIQKEDFPALPGFKGGNADFAMDMYQKEQLHDNTVSMMQSQHFSMGRSSGFSLGGSYPSHRTQQHTPSVTSNGVSFSSVNSQDLHLHGTDMFPSSHSTYHSQTSGPPGIGLRPLNSPNTGMGSYDQLIQQYQQQQNQSQFRLQQMSAANQSFRDQGMKSMQSAQSSSDPFGALGLFSVVHISDPDLKYLAHGIDLTTLGLNLNSSENLYKTFRSPWSDEPAKGDPEFSVLQCYYAKQPPALHQGYFLKFSVETLFYIFYSMPKDEAQLYAANELYKRGWFYHKEHRFWFIRVANMEPLVKTNTYERGSYHCFDPNTFETVRKDNFVLHYELVEKRPSLPQR
- the LOC108333826 gene encoding probable NOT transcription complex subunit VIP2 isoform X3, producing the protein MSSLLNSSLNGSASNLPDGAAGRSFATSFSGQSGVASPVFHHSGSIQGLHNIHGSYNVPNMPSSLTSRNSTLNSLPTGGGVQQPSASLSSGRFASNNLPVALSQLSHGSSHGHSGVNSRGGISVIGNPGFNSSTNGVAGPIPGILPTSAAIGNRNAVPGLGVSPILGNAGPRITSSMGNMVGGGNIGRISSGGLSVPALASRINLGGNAGSGGLGVQGQNRLISSVLPQGSPQVISMLGNSYPSAGGPLSQSHVQTVNNLNSMGMLNDVNSGDSSPFDINDFPQLTTHPSSAGGPQGQLGSLRKQGIGVSPIVQQNQEFSIQKEDFPALPGFKGGNADFAMDMYQKEQLHDNTVSMMQSQHFSQMGRSSGFSLGGSYPSHRTQQHTPSVTSNGVSFSSVNSQDLHLHGTDMFPSSHSTYHSQTSGPPGIGLRPLNSPNTGMGSYDQLIQQYQQQQNQSQFRLQQMSAANQSFRDQGMKSMQSAQSSSDPFGALGLFSVVHISDPDLKYLAHGIDLTTLGLNLNSSENLYKTFRSPWSDEPAKGDPEFSVLQCYYAKQPPALHGKLVFYCSMPKDEAQLYAANELYKRGWFYHKEHRFWFIRVANMEPLVKTNTYERGSYHCFDPNTFETVRKDNFVLHYELVEKRPSLPQR
- the LOC108333826 gene encoding probable NOT transcription complex subunit VIP2 isoform X5 translates to MSSLLNSSLNGSASNLPDGAAGRSFATSFSGSIQGLHNIHGSYNVPNMPSSLTSRNSTLNSLPTGGGVQQPSASLSSGRFASNNLPVALSQLSHGSSHGHSGVNSRGGISVIGNPGFNSSTNGVAGPIPGILPTSAAIGNRNAVPGLGVSPILGNAGPRITSSMGNMVGGGNIGRISSGGLSVPALASRINLGGNAGSGGLGVQGQNRLISSVLPQGSPQVISMLGNSYPSAGGPLSQSHVQTVNNLNSMGMLNDVNSGDSSPFDINDFPQLTTHPSSAGGPQGQLGSLRKQGIGVSPIVQQNQEFSIQKEDFPALPGFKGGNADFAMDMYQKEQLHDNTVSMMQSQHFSMGRSSGFSLGGSYPSHRTQQHTPSVTSNGVSFSSVNSQDLHLHGTDMFPSSHSTYHSQTSGPPGIGLRPLNSPNTGMGSYDQLIQQYQQQQNQSQFRLQQMSAANQSFRDQGMKSMQSAQSSSDPFGALGLFSVVHISDPDLKYLAHGIDLTTLGLNLNSSENLYKTFRSPWSDEPAKGDPEFSVLQCYYAKQPPALHQGYFLKFSVETLFYIFYSMPKDEAQLYAANELYKRGWFYHKEHRFWFIRVANMEPLVKTNTYERGSYHCFDPNTFETVRKDNFVLHYELVEKRPSLPQR
- the LOC108333826 gene encoding probable NOT transcription complex subunit VIP2 isoform X2 codes for the protein MSSLLNSSLNGSASNLPDGAAGRSFATSFSGQSGVASPVFHHSGSIQGLHNIHGSYNVPNMPSSLTSRNSTLNSLPTGGGVQQPSASLSSGRFASNNLPVALSQLSHGSSHGHSGVNSRGGISVIGNPGFNSSTNGVAGPIPGILPTSAAIGNRNAVPGLGVSPILGNAGPRITSSMGNMVGGGNIGRISSGGLSVPALASRINLGGNAGSGGLGVQGQNRLISSVLPQGSPQVISMLGNSYPSAGGPLSQSHVQTVNNLNSMGMLNDVNSGDSSPFDINDFPQLTTHPSSAGGPQGQLGSLRKQGIGVSPIVQQNQEFSIQKEDFPALPGFKGGNADFAMDMYQKEQLHDNTVSMMQSQHFSMGRSSGFSLGGSYPSHRTQQHTPSVTSNGVSFSSVNSQDLHLHGTDMFPSSHSTYHSQTSGPPGIGLRPLNSPNTGMGSYDQLIQQYQQQQNQSQFRLQQMSAANQSFRDQGMKSMQSAQSSSDPFGALGLFSVVHISDPDLKYLAHGIDLTTLGLNLNSSENLYKTFRSPWSDEPAKGDPEFSVLQCYYAKQPPALHQGYFLKFSVETLFYIFYSMPKDEAQLYAANELYKRGWFYHKEHRFWFIRVANMEPLVKTNTYERGSYHCFDPNTFETVRKDNFVLHYELVEKRPSLPQR
- the LOC108333826 gene encoding probable NOT transcription complex subunit VIP2 isoform X1 — translated: MSSLLNSSLNGSASNLPDGAAGRSFATSFSGQSGVASPVFHHSGSIQGLHNIHGSYNVPNMPSSLTSRNSTLNSLPTGGGVQQPSASLSSGRFASNNLPVALSQLSHGSSHGHSGVNSRGGISVIGNPGFNSSTNGVAGPIPGILPTSAAIGNRNAVPGLGVSPILGNAGPRITSSMGNMVGGGNIGRISSGGLSVPALASRINLGGNAGSGGLGVQGQNRLISSVLPQGSPQVISMLGNSYPSAGGPLSQSHVQTVNNLNSMGMLNDVNSGDSSPFDINDFPQLTTHPSSAGGPQGQLGSLRKQGIGVSPIVQQNQEFSIQKEDFPALPGFKGGNADFAMDMYQKEQLHDNTVSMMQSQHFSQMGRSSGFSLGGSYPSHRTQQHTPSVTSNGVSFSSVNSQDLHLHGTDMFPSSHSTYHSQTSGPPGIGLRPLNSPNTGMGSYDQLIQQYQQQQNQSQFRLQQMSAANQSFRDQGMKSMQSAQSSSDPFGALGLFSVVHISDPDLKYLAHGIDLTTLGLNLNSSENLYKTFRSPWSDEPAKGDPEFSVLQCYYAKQPPALHQGYFLKFSVETLFYIFYSMPKDEAQLYAANELYKRGWFYHKEHRFWFIRVANMEPLVKTNTYERGSYHCFDPNTFETVRKDNFVLHYELVEKRPSLPQR